In the genome of Succinivibrio dextrinosolvens, the window AGCTGAAAAAATAATTTTGTAGCGGGTTGCTATATTACAGAAAATAATTTTTTACAGGTTGGTATATGAGTCTATTTGCTAGCATAATCAAAGAATTGTCTGAACTTATGGAGCTTAATATTGAGGTTGATGCCAATGATTCCTGTTTATTGGAGTTTGGTAGCTTGATAATAACATTGCAGTACCGCCAGGCAGAGGACGATATTGCTATTTTTTCCGTAGTTACCGACCCTGAGAAAATTTCTACTCTGTCAGAATCTGTTTTAAGAGCGGCTCTTTGTTTGTCTTATAACGGAACTGGAACAGGAATGAATTTTATTGGTCTTTTAAACGAGAACTTGGTGCTTACAAACTATATTCCGGTTGAAGGTATTACCGCAGAAGAATTACTGCAAAGAATCTATACTTTCTCGCAGTCAGCTCAAAATGTACATGACAGCTTAATTGTGATGTCAAATCCAAATTTAAAGAACAAATCCTCTGCAAATTCAGTCTCTGAAAATGATTTAGATCCAATGAACTTTATGTCAGTCTGAGCAGAATGTTTTGTATATAGATAAATATGTATTAAATAATGATAAATAGAGGGGGAGAGCCAGATGAGCGTTTCATTGAATAACCTTGCTGATTTAAAATCTGGTAACGATTATTATCTTTCTGATTCAGGCAATATTGAGAAATCAGGTTTTATTCATAAATTTAAATGCTTTTTTAACATTGGTCACTCAAGAGAAAGAGTTGTTAATCTCATAAATGAGGTTCAAAAAACTTTACTTCATTCTGCAGGATTAGTGAACAGCCGTGATCTTAATTCCCAGCTCTCCCAGATAAGTAGGACTACTGCTGTCAGCGGAGAAGTTATAAAAAATATAGCAGCTCAGTTCAGAACAGTAAATTCACAGAGAATCATTGAAAAAGATACAGAGTCCATCGCAAACGGTATTATAAATACCTACGTGACAGATATTCAGGTTAAGAGCGGTAGTAACATCAGAAATAGTAACGCATTACATTCTCTTTTAGAAAAGGTTGTTTCTGACATTGTAAACAATCCTCCTTTGACAACTGATAAGCATAAAAATAAAGTCATCGATCGCAAACAGCTTAACAGCACGCTGCGTGAAAGACTTTTTAACGAAAGTAAATTTATACTTAAAATCACAAACTCAGAAGAACTCGGTAAACCAAAGCTTTCAACTGTTTATTTAAAATATCTTAAAGATAAAGTATATGATAGGGATGGAAGTCGTATCATCAATGATATAACCGAGCTTAAGCCTCAGTCTGAGGCAGAAAAGGAGGTCATGCTTAAAGATTCCCACTTGGCCAGAGGAGGAAAAAATGCTGAAGATGCAGTTAATTATCTTCTTGAGCGAAGTGAGAATGATGATGAGCTGCGTGAAATCCTAACTAAAAACTATAACCACATAATTGTTAGGGCAGACGCTCAAATACGATCTTTGGATGCATTAAAAAAGAAAATTGATGGAATAAAGTCCAATCTTTTAGAGATACGAGCTCTTGGCATTGATAATAAAAAAATAGTAGAGCCTGGCTTACGTGCTCTTGAAGCCTCAAACGGCAGAGCTTTTCCCGAAGGAATGTTAACAAATTTGTGCAATGGCGCCTTAAATGCTGATATTAAGGCTTTGATGGAACTGAATGCAAACTCTTCAGAAATTGAGATTTATAAAGGTGTCGACTCAATTAGTTCTGCGGTAATAACAATCATGCATGAAACTGGCGCATCAGAAATTTTTGATGACAATGAAGAGAGATTCCCTCCTGAAGAGTTTATCACTGACATTCTTATTTCTAGATTGTCTTTAGAACAACAGCAAAGTGTTAATCAGGCCTTTAAATCAGGTAATAATCTGAAATTCCAGAATTTAATTGAAAAACTTCTGGATGCAGGCTCTGGTGGTCTTCCTGATATTCCTAATAGTTATGGTGATATGGCTATTTTTATGATCGATAAATTGCAGAATATCACCAATTCTATACAAGAAAAAATCAACATAAGGCTGGGACTTAATGCGACTGTAAACTATCCGCATTATATTGGTTTTACAAAATTCTCCCCAGAAGAGGACGATATTTACAGAGGTATTTGTGCTAACGTAAAAAAAGAGATTAAGTACCGTCTTGATTCCTTTATTGATAAAAATATTGAGGGAGAAGAATTAGGCAAGCAAAAAGCTAGTCTAAAGGAGAAACTGTTAGACTTTTCAGCAAAGATTAAAACCAATTTTAAATCTCCACAATATGTTTTCAGTTGTTTCATAAAAAAGGATTTTGCTACCATTCTTAATCATAGCATCATGGAAGAGCTGAAACTTCTTCGAAGTGGAAAGCTTCAGGATTCATACTTTTACAAAGATGTTATAAGGAATCTTGATGTTAACATGCCAGACGGAAAGAAA includes:
- a CDS encoding type III secretion system chaperone, with the translated sequence MSLFASIIKELSELMELNIEVDANDSCLLEFGSLIITLQYRQAEDDIAIFSVVTDPEKISTLSESVLRAALCLSYNGTGTGMNFIGLLNENLVLTNYIPVEGITAEELLQRIYTFSQSAQNVHDSLIVMSNPNLKNKSSANSVSENDLDPMNFMSV